One genomic segment of Clostridium saccharoperbutylacetonicum N1-4(HMT) includes these proteins:
- a CDS encoding TROVE domain-containing protein: MSKFNTVKHKTLNKLGHVAFKMELKEKLITEVLTSFFSEGKFYGDNSLEIVKDLRQIIKIDPKFIANLAIYARKEFHLRSISQVIAGELANDVQGKKYVRRVLNEIVERVDDIAEILSYYLNVYGKPIPNSLKKGLSDCFLRFDEFSFAKYNREKQIKLKDIVNLVHPKPNSLEQSSMFKRLLEDKLTTPFTWEAVLSSEGNNKETWGKLIESNKLGYMAILRNLRNIIKAEPDNINMVYEVLENENRVKKSKQLPFRYYSAYKVLSNEGLGTSKIYDVLENAIRHSTRNVDKLKGKTFISTDVSGSMSYNVSKKSDMTCGEIGTLLMAIANSICDESITSTFDTKFKITPLAAGNGIISNAKSIKQTWGGTDISLPIRYLLDNRVYVDRIIILSDNEINRGYDRLCQDLIDEYRAKVNSNVWVHAIDLVGYGTQQFKGEKVNVIAGWNEKILEFIPNVENGLSNIKDIIEDYYFKEELKSII, translated from the coding sequence ATGTCAAAGTTTAATACTGTTAAGCATAAAACATTAAATAAATTAGGCCATGTAGCTTTTAAAATGGAATTAAAGGAAAAGCTAATAACTGAAGTTTTAACAAGTTTCTTTAGTGAAGGAAAGTTTTATGGAGATAATTCTTTAGAGATAGTTAAAGACTTAAGACAGATTATTAAGATAGATCCAAAGTTCATAGCTAACTTAGCTATATATGCTAGAAAAGAATTTCATTTAAGAAGTATCTCTCAGGTTATAGCTGGGGAGCTTGCTAATGATGTGCAGGGAAAGAAGTATGTTAGAAGAGTTTTAAATGAAATAGTTGAAAGAGTAGATGATATAGCAGAAATTTTAAGTTACTATTTAAATGTATATGGTAAGCCAATTCCAAACTCTTTAAAAAAGGGGCTTTCTGATTGTTTCTTAAGATTTGATGAGTTTTCATTTGCAAAATATAATAGAGAGAAACAAATTAAACTCAAAGATATAGTCAATTTGGTGCATCCAAAACCAAATAGTCTTGAGCAAAGCAGTATGTTTAAAAGACTACTTGAAGATAAATTAACAACACCATTTACATGGGAAGCAGTGCTTTCAAGTGAAGGTAACAACAAGGAGACCTGGGGGAAGCTAATTGAAAGCAATAAACTTGGTTATATGGCTATTCTTCGTAATTTGAGAAATATTATTAAAGCAGAGCCAGATAATATAAATATGGTATATGAAGTTTTAGAAAATGAAAATAGAGTTAAAAAGAGTAAGCAATTACCTTTTAGATATTATTCAGCTTATAAGGTGTTATCAAATGAAGGATTAGGAACCTCAAAGATCTATGATGTATTGGAAAATGCAATTAGGCATTCAACAAGAAATGTTGATAAGTTAAAGGGGAAAACCTTTATATCCACCGATGTGTCGGGTTCTATGAGTTATAACGTAAGTAAAAAAAGTGATATGACATGTGGTGAAATAGGAACTTTACTAATGGCGATTGCAAATAGTATTTGTGACGAATCTATAACAAGCACTTTTGATACAAAATTTAAAATAACACCACTTGCAGCTGGAAATGGAATAATATCTAATGCTAAATCAATAAAACAAACTTGGGGAGGTACTGATATTTCATTACCAATACGATATTTGTTAGATAATAGAGTATATGTAGATAGAATAATAATTTTATCGGATAATGAAATAAATAGAGGCTATGATCGGTTATGTCAAGATTTAATTGATGAGTATAGAGCTAAAGTTAATTCAAATGTGTGGGTTCATGCAATTGATCTTGTAGGATATGGGACTCAACAGTTTAAAGGAGAAAAGGTCAATGTAATTGCTGGCTGGAATGAAAAGATATTAGAATTTATACCAAATGTAGAAAATGGCCTAAGCAATATAAAAGATATAATAGAGGATTATTATTTTAAAGAAGAATTAAAATCAATCATATAG
- a CDS encoding nucleotidyltransferase domain-containing protein, whose amino-acid sequence MKKEILNREEYKFINSSVNLGENLIYLTLSGSIGYGTNIDSSDIDLRGITIERKENMFGFQSFEQFEDKETDTVIYGLKKFVSLALKGNPNILELLGTRDEHIIYMNKYGEVLRKNRNMFLSKRVIHTFGNYATAQLRRLQNALARDEYPREEKEKHILNTINNQMKHFSSNYTEFPEGSIKLYIDKSNKQEMETEMLMDIKMDKYPLRDFVSIYSEMNNIVHDYDKLNHRNRKKDEGKLLKHAMHLIRLLVMGTEILNTHEINTYREKEHALLMDIRKGKYSYDDLFKLVELYEFDFKEASVKTTLPNEPDEGQVEEFLISLYEEYYNLKY is encoded by the coding sequence ATGAAAAAAGAAATTTTAAATAGAGAAGAATATAAATTCATAAATTCAAGTGTAAATTTGGGAGAGAACTTAATTTATTTAACCCTTTCAGGATCAATAGGATATGGAACTAATATAGATAGTAGCGATATAGACTTAAGAGGAATTACAATTGAAAGAAAAGAAAATATGTTTGGATTTCAAAGCTTTGAACAATTTGAAGATAAAGAAACAGATACAGTTATATATGGACTTAAGAAATTTGTTTCATTAGCCTTAAAAGGTAATCCTAATATTCTTGAGTTATTAGGTACACGGGATGAGCATATTATCTATATGAATAAATATGGTGAAGTATTGCGTAAAAATAGAAATATGTTTTTATCAAAAAGAGTAATACACACTTTTGGTAACTATGCCACTGCACAATTAAGAAGACTTCAAAATGCATTAGCAAGGGATGAGTATCCTCGAGAAGAAAAAGAAAAACATATTCTTAATACAATAAATAATCAAATGAAGCATTTTTCATCTAACTATACAGAGTTTCCAGAAGGAAGCATAAAATTATATATTGATAAATCTAATAAGCAAGAAATGGAAACAGAGATGTTAATGGATATTAAAATGGATAAATATCCATTAAGAGATTTTGTTAGCATATACTCAGAAATGAATAATATTGTTCATGATTATGATAAGCTTAATCATAGGAATAGAAAAAAAGATGAGGGTAAGCTCTTAAAACATGCTATGCATTTAATAAGACTTCTGGTTATGGGAACTGAAATATTAAATACTCATGAAATTAATACTTATAGGGAGAAAGAACATGCTTTGTTAATGGATATTAGAAAAGGTAAATATAGTTATGATGATTTGTTTAAATTGGTAGAACTTTATGAGTTTGATTTTAAAGAAGCATCAGTGAAAACAACTTTACCTAATGAGCCTGATGAAGGACAAGTTGAAGAATTCTTGATTTCTTTATATGAGGAATATTATAATTTGAAATATTGA
- the sppA gene encoding signal peptide peptidase SppA, giving the protein MNKKQIIGLIAAALCFVFVGAASVITNAVSNKIDNKNKDTKSTFGEMLNSNKIALPSKDFVGVVKVEGTIKSGSNSNSIFQNTESYNHKRTLKYIDDMIKSKNNKGIILYVNSPGGGVYESDELYLKLKEYKEKTGRTIWTYMASQACSGGFYIAMASDKIYANRNTWTGSIGVITSLTNVKGLYDKLGIKEIDITSGPNKAIGASGVEMTDEQRNILQGLVNEAYEQFAGVVAEGRKMDINKVKPIADGRIYSAKQALDLGLIDNIDTYENMQKNVIDTVGQSVEIFTPENKENILSSLFAKAENLKPKSDAQVISDYLEKEGNGGIMYYAKTE; this is encoded by the coding sequence ATGAACAAAAAACAAATTATAGGCTTGATAGCTGCTGCTTTATGTTTTGTATTTGTTGGTGCAGCAAGTGTTATTACAAATGCAGTCTCTAACAAAATAGATAATAAAAATAAGGATACAAAAAGTACTTTTGGCGAGATGTTAAATTCTAATAAAATTGCATTACCAAGTAAGGATTTTGTTGGAGTGGTTAAAGTAGAAGGTACAATTAAGAGTGGATCAAATTCTAATAGCATTTTTCAAAATACAGAGTCATATAATCATAAGCGTACATTAAAATATATTGATGATATGATTAAGTCGAAAAATAATAAAGGAATTATTTTATATGTTAACAGTCCTGGTGGGGGTGTTTATGAAAGTGATGAACTTTATTTAAAGTTAAAAGAATATAAAGAAAAAACAGGACGAACTATATGGACTTATATGGCATCTCAAGCGTGTTCAGGAGGATTTTATATAGCTATGGCATCTGATAAGATTTATGCTAACAGAAATACTTGGACAGGTTCCATTGGAGTAATTACATCATTAACTAATGTAAAAGGTTTATATGATAAATTAGGAATTAAAGAAATAGATATAACAAGCGGACCTAATAAAGCAATTGGAGCTTCAGGAGTGGAAATGACAGATGAGCAGCGTAATATTTTACAAGGCTTAGTTAATGAAGCTTATGAACAATTTGCAGGGGTTGTTGCAGAAGGAAGAAAAATGGACATAAATAAGGTTAAACCTATTGCAGATGGTCGTATATATTCAGCTAAACAAGCTTTGGATTTGGGCTTGATTGATAATATCGATACTTACGAAAATATGCAAAAAAATGTGATAGATACTGTAGGTCAAAGTGTTGAAATATTTACACCAGAGAACAAGGAAAACATACTTTCATCTCTGTTTGCAAAAGCAGAGAATTTAAAGCCTAAATCAGATGCACAAGTTATTTCTGATTACTTAGAAAAAGAAGGTAATGGAGGAATTATGTATTATGCTAAAACAGAATAA
- a CDS encoding WYL domain-containing protein, with the protein MELFHEYKNKYFHLVFRILNLANNGLYKDEIIKIIEKEEYDEKVIGKDFKTFEGMLLNQYDKKDNFNFLEERDGKYYSILNNEDRMPLKVRFSKLEKSWLNGMLEEPVVQALLGNETLEKLQKALIEIKTGSNKVIEFTNKGKNDFEVDLEKISKNFYTILEGIIEERPILYSNVDKNGNEYKNQLALPIRIEYSLKDDKFRASLYSLEEQRPIMVNLHTLEKVEIEQKVNSKIRREEVLKKLKEKKYCEIPITIELEDIRGAMERCFMSFSSFERNSRSISENKYEIDIYYYTFEEDEVLRKIISLGPYVRVKSPDSVREIIIDKIKRALRLEGTKEIENIENIDKAN; encoded by the coding sequence ATGGAGTTATTTCATGAATATAAAAATAAATATTTTCATTTAGTATTTAGAATTCTAAATTTAGCTAATAATGGACTTTATAAAGATGAAATTATAAAGATTATTGAAAAAGAAGAATATGATGAAAAAGTAATAGGGAAAGACTTCAAAACTTTTGAGGGAATGCTTTTAAATCAATATGATAAAAAAGATAATTTCAATTTCTTAGAAGAAAGAGATGGAAAATATTATAGTATTTTAAATAATGAAGATAGGATGCCTCTTAAAGTTAGGTTTTCAAAACTAGAGAAATCTTGGCTTAATGGAATGCTAGAAGAGCCAGTAGTACAAGCTTTACTTGGAAATGAAACTTTAGAAAAATTACAAAAAGCACTAATAGAAATAAAAACAGGAAGTAATAAAGTAATAGAGTTTACAAACAAGGGTAAAAATGATTTTGAAGTTGATTTAGAAAAAATAAGTAAAAATTTTTATACTATTTTAGAAGGGATAATTGAGGAAAGGCCTATTTTATATTCTAATGTAGATAAAAATGGCAATGAATATAAGAATCAACTAGCACTTCCAATTAGAATTGAGTATTCATTAAAAGATGATAAATTTAGAGCCTCTCTTTATTCTTTAGAAGAGCAGCGGCCAATAATGGTTAATTTACATACTTTAGAGAAAGTAGAAATAGAACAAAAGGTTAATTCGAAAATAAGAAGGGAAGAGGTACTTAAGAAACTAAAAGAAAAGAAATACTGTGAAATTCCAATTACAATTGAACTTGAAGATATTAGGGGAGCTATGGAAAGGTGCTTTATGAGTTTTTCTTCCTTTGAAAGAAATTCAAGGAGTATTTCAGAAAATAAATATGAAATAGATATATATTATTATACTTTTGAAGAAGATGAGGTTCTAAGAAAAATAATATCTTTAGGGCCATATGTTAGAGTAAAGTCACCTGATAGCGTAAGAGAGATTATTATTGATAAGATTAAAAGAGCACTTAGGCTTGAAGGAACTAAAGAAATTGAAAATATAGAAAATATAGATAAGGCAAATTAA
- a CDS encoding RDD family protein yields MLKQNKENLQYAGFFVRLSAYIIDCIIVGIALLVITVPRFIISMTDPDAFLIKQFLFKFSILDIVIYLCGLAYFVLMTYYCGGTLGKKLFKLKVCKDTGEKPSLFTLIYRESIGRYLSGLILFIGYIMIGVDSKKRGLHDILSDTLVVYDIEPIYIEKELFNT; encoded by the coding sequence ATGCTAAAACAGAATAAAGAAAACCTACAATATGCAGGCTTTTTTGTAAGACTTTCAGCATATATAATTGACTGTATTATTGTGGGAATAGCATTACTTGTTATAACAGTACCTAGATTTATAATATCTATGACAGATCCAGATGCATTTTTGATAAAACAATTCTTATTCAAATTTTCTATATTGGACATTGTTATTTATTTATGTGGACTAGCGTATTTTGTTTTAATGACATATTATTGTGGGGGAACTTTAGGAAAAAAATTATTTAAACTTAAGGTATGTAAAGATACAGGTGAAAAGCCATCTTTATTTACTTTAATTTATCGTGAAAGTATTGGTAGATATTTAAGTGGATTAATATTGTTTATTGGTTATATTATGATTGGAGTAGATTCGAAAAAAAGAGGTTTACATGATATATTAAGTGATACTTTAGTAGTTTATGATATCGAACCTATATATATTGAAAAAGAATTGTTCAACACTTAA
- a CDS encoding DUF6323 family protein, translated as MNEIINLFENTSLEKQVFNEIIQCNEITRDYSLKLTEDDVKEIMKTRTIALEKSGRIEFNGQIITKIITAFSDSPYISQHNYSDTINELVEIFYNYKNETLDYIGDDELIEIMKDYFDDYCQGSLELLEGKVLYKIADNIRNGVKDYTNLDSEKD; from the coding sequence TTGAATGAAATTATTAATTTATTTGAAAACACTTCTCTAGAAAAGCAGGTATTTAATGAAATAATTCAATGTAATGAAATCACACGCGATTATAGTTTGAAACTAACTGAAGACGACGTTAAGGAAATTATGAAAACGAGGACTATTGCTCTAGAGAAAAGTGGCCGAATAGAATTTAATGGTCAAATTATAACTAAAATTATTACAGCATTTTCTGATTCACCATATATATCGCAGCATAACTATAGTGATACAATAAATGAACTTGTTGAAATTTTTTATAATTATAAGAATGAAACTTTAGATTATATAGGAGATGACGAACTCATAGAAATCATGAAGGATTATTTTGATGATTATTGCCAAGGCTCTTTAGAACTTTTAGAAGGAAAAGTATTATATAAGATTGCTGACAATATACGAAATGGTGTAAAAGATTATACTAATCTTGATAGTGAAAAGGATTGA
- a CDS encoding RtcB family protein yields the protein MLEVKGKYNTAKVFTDNIENEAIEQLEELCDQPFVEGCKVRIMPDTHKGASCVIGFTADLGDKVIPNIVGVDIGCGMLTINLGKIDVDLEKLDDIIHKYVPSGMKVHQGRVVRFPELQNLKCYRSLRDTKRIEKSIGTLGGGNHFIEINESADGTKYLVIHSGSRNLGLQVANLYQNLAIDLCSGKGDYYIKREKIISEYKADGRRKEIQKALKALEALYDDLMPSYPKGLCFLDGDYRKEYLHDMNICQEYAVLNRNTMADIILKKLFGKGFEEYESFSTTHNYINFKDNIIRKGSISAYEGEKVLIPLNMRDGSIIAIGKGNPDWNYSAPHGAGRIMSRTKAKEKVDLEEFKASMEGIYTTSVTEATLDEAPMVYKPKEEILQNISETVEIIEIIKPIYNFKAQG from the coding sequence ATGTTAGAAGTTAAAGGAAAATATAATACAGCAAAAGTATTTACAGATAATATAGAAAACGAAGCAATTGAACAATTAGAAGAATTATGTGATCAGCCATTTGTAGAAGGCTGTAAGGTAAGAATAATGCCAGATACTCATAAAGGGGCAAGCTGTGTAATTGGATTTACAGCTGATTTAGGAGATAAGGTAATTCCTAATATTGTAGGAGTTGATATTGGATGTGGGATGTTAACTATTAATTTAGGAAAAATAGATGTTGATTTAGAAAAGTTGGATGATATTATCCATAAATATGTTCCATCAGGAATGAAGGTTCACCAAGGAAGAGTTGTTAGATTTCCAGAATTGCAAAATTTAAAATGCTATAGAAGTTTAAGAGATACTAAAAGAATTGAAAAAAGTATTGGCACTTTAGGTGGTGGAAATCATTTTATTGAAATAAATGAAAGTGCTGATGGAACTAAGTATCTTGTAATTCATTCAGGAAGCAGAAATTTAGGCTTGCAAGTGGCTAATCTTTATCAAAACTTGGCTATAGATTTATGCAGTGGTAAAGGTGATTATTATATTAAAAGAGAAAAAATAATTAGTGAGTATAAAGCTGATGGGCGTAGAAAAGAAATTCAAAAAGCTTTAAAAGCTTTAGAAGCATTATATGATGATTTAATGCCAAGTTATCCAAAAGGCTTATGTTTTTTAGATGGAGACTACAGGAAAGAATACTTACATGATATGAATATCTGTCAAGAATATGCTGTTTTAAATAGAAACACTATGGCAGATATAATTTTAAAGAAACTTTTTGGAAAAGGCTTTGAAGAATATGAGTCATTTTCTACTACTCATAATTACATAAATTTCAAGGACAATATTATTAGAAAAGGAAGTATTTCAGCTTATGAAGGGGAAAAAGTATTAATTCCACTTAATATGAGAGATGGAAGTATAATTGCCATAGGAAAAGGAAATCCAGATTGGAATTATTCAGCACCCCATGGGGCAGGACGTATTATGAGTAGGACTAAAGCTAAAGAAAAAGTGGATTTAGAGGAATTTAAGGCTTCAATGGAAGGGATTTATACGACTTCAGTTACAGAAGCAACTCTTGATGAAGCTCCAATGGTGTACAAGCCTAAAGAAGAAATCCTTCAAAATATTTCTGAAACTGTTGAGATAATTGAAATAATTAAACCAATTTATAATTTTAAGGCTCAAGGGTAA
- a CDS encoding helix-turn-helix transcriptional regulator: MGIYIFPDFIKHYDLIRSILRDVFLYGCFSKGDLENKKHGSSRKVSYEMRRIKQYIENDFIKIDKDGKNKLLSLSYDDISNTKNFLVNTYLSKSFTRSDITLYYYLLLILNYKSEPMNFSDIENEMISKELIDYENISSKTIERKLNELVNSMEIVSVKKNGRIKEYYLSEDILKELNNNEILKLYNIVDLYKNIIFPNVSGHYFYDTLKDYMEFERNIIPTDNNCFQYKNLHFHPVIEEELILKVMKAIENRNEIKLKTDDKVARVKNGNNEVLRPFKLRYDIECGRFYVFSFTSNGKCISARLDRKDDVEVLKTRFNYDKYEEKYKIAMEKSFSSVPHNIDGQYEEVEFEVQINSPKEYYIIDKIKGELGECTFEEINDKIYSFKKIVNDPWEMIPWIRKYGGYLRVISPKYLHKKIKNDWEDMLNNYGVIS, from the coding sequence GTGGGGATTTATATTTTTCCAGATTTTATTAAGCATTATGATTTAATACGGTCAATACTTAGAGATGTTTTTTTATATGGCTGTTTTTCAAAAGGTGATTTAGAAAATAAGAAACATGGGAGTTCAAGAAAAGTCAGCTATGAGATGCGACGAATTAAACAATATATTGAAAATGATTTTATTAAGATAGATAAAGATGGTAAAAACAAACTTTTGAGTTTGAGTTATGATGACATTTCAAATACAAAAAACTTTTTGGTTAATACATATTTAAGCAAGAGCTTTACTCGTTCTGATATTACTTTGTATTATTACTTGCTTTTAATTTTAAACTATAAAAGTGAACCAATGAACTTTTCAGATATTGAAAATGAAATGATAAGCAAAGAATTAATAGATTATGAAAATATTAGTAGTAAAACTATAGAACGAAAGCTTAATGAATTAGTAAATTCTATGGAAATTGTTTCAGTTAAGAAAAATGGAAGAATTAAAGAATATTATCTTTCAGAGGATATATTAAAAGAACTCAATAATAATGAAATTTTAAAACTTTATAATATAGTAGATTTATATAAAAATATTATATTTCCTAATGTAAGTGGACATTATTTTTATGACACACTAAAAGATTATATGGAGTTTGAACGAAATATAATTCCAACGGATAATAATTGCTTTCAATATAAAAACCTGCATTTTCATCCTGTAATTGAGGAAGAATTAATTTTAAAAGTTATGAAAGCTATTGAAAATAGAAATGAAATAAAACTTAAGACTGATGATAAAGTCGCACGTGTAAAGAATGGTAATAATGAAGTACTCAGACCTTTTAAGCTTAGATATGATATTGAATGTGGAAGGTTTTATGTTTTCTCGTTTACTAGTAATGGGAAATGTATTAGTGCAAGACTTGATAGAAAAGACGATGTTGAAGTTTTAAAAACACGATTTAATTATGATAAATATGAAGAAAAGTATAAAATTGCTATGGAAAAGAGTTTTTCTAGTGTACCTCATAACATTGATGGGCAATATGAAGAAGTGGAATTTGAGGTTCAGATTAATTCTCCAAAGGAATATTACATAATCGATAAGATAAAAGGTGAACTTGGTGAGTGTACTTTTGAGGAAATAAATGATAAAATATATTCCTTTAAAAAGATAGTAAATGATCCTTGGGAAATGATTCCGTGGATTAGAAAATATGGTGGCTATTTAAGGGTTATTTCTCCTAAATATCTTCATAAGAAAATCAAGAATGACTGGGAGGATATGTTGAATAATTATGGAGTTATTTCATGA